The Tamandua tetradactyla isolate mTamTet1 chromosome 8, mTamTet1.pri, whole genome shotgun sequence genome includes a window with the following:
- the UPK2 gene encoding uroplakin-2 has product MASPLPSQTLPLILTLLALLALGAADFNISSVSGVLSPALAESLLVALPPCHLTGGNATLMVRRANDSKVVKSSFVVPPCRAPRAVVSVVDSGAGFTVTRLSAYQVTNLVPGTKYYISYLVKKGSSMESSKEIPMSTLPRRKVESIGLGMARTGGMVVITVLLSVAMFLLVLGFIIALALGARK; this is encoded by the exons ATGGCATCCCCACTGCCCAGCCAGACCTTGCCCTTGATCCTGACTCTGTTGGCTCTCCTGGCCCTGGGGGCTGCAG ACTTCAACATCTCAAGTGTCTCTGGTGTGCTGTCTCCGGCGCTAGCAGAGAGCTTGCTAGTTGCCTTGCCCCCCTGTCACCTCACAGGGGGCAACGCCACGCTGATGGTCCGAAGAGCCAACGACAGCAAAG TGGTAAAATCCAGCTTCGTGGTGCCTCCATGCCGCGCGCCCAGGGCGGTGGTGAGTGTGGTGGACAGTGGGGCTGGCTTCACGGTCACCCGGCTCAGTGCGTACCAGGTGACAAACCTTGTGCCAGGAACCAAATACTA CATTTCCTACCTAGTGAAGAAGGGGTCATCCATGGAGTCCAGTAAAGAGATCCCAATGTCCACGCTTCCTC GAAGGAAGGTGGAGTCCATCGGGTTGGGGATGGCCCGAACTGGTGGAATGGTGGTCATCACAGTTCTGCTCTCAGTTGCCATGTTCCTGCTGGTCCTGGGTTTCATCATCGCCCTGGCACTGGGTGCCCGAAAGTGA